The following are encoded in a window of Mustela nigripes isolate SB6536 chromosome 1, MUSNIG.SB6536, whole genome shotgun sequence genomic DNA:
- the LOC132011491 gene encoding hemoglobin subunit epsilon-1 produces MVHFSAEEKAAITGLWGKVHVEEAGGEALGRLLVVYPWTQRFFDNFGNLSSASAIMGNPKVKAHGKKVLTSFGEAIKNMDNLKGSLAKLSELHCDKLHVDPENFRLLGNVLVIILASHFGKEFTPEVQAAWQKLVAGVATALAHKYH; encoded by the exons ATGGTGCATTTTAGTGCTGAGGAGAAGGCTGCTATCACTGGCCTGTGGGGCAAGGTGCATGTGGAAGAGGCTGGAGGCGAGGCCCTGGGCAG GCTCCTGGTTGTTTACCCCTGGACCCAGAGGTTCTTTGACAACTTTGGCAACctgtcctctgcctctgccattaTGGGTAACCCCAAGGTCAAGGCCCATGGCAAGAAGGTGCTGACTTCTTTTGGAGAAGCTATTAAGAACATGGACAATCTCAAGGGCTCCCTTGCTAAGCTGAGTGAGCTGCACTGTGACAAGCTACACGTGGATCCTGAGAACTTTAGG CTCCTGGGCAACGTACTGGTGATCATTCTGGCTTCTCATTTTGGCAAGGAGTTCACCCCTGAGGTGCAGGCTGCTTGGCAGAAGCTGGTGGCTGGTGTTGCCACTGCTCTGGCCCACAAGTACCATTGA